A window of the Hordeum vulgare subsp. vulgare chromosome 5H, MorexV3_pseudomolecules_assembly, whole genome shotgun sequence genome harbors these coding sequences:
- the LOC123399265 gene encoding S-adenosylmethionine carrier 1, chloroplastic/mitochondrial-like, translating to MGGASAPPPVEEKPFNFIQILCEGVIAGGAAGVVVETALYPIDTIKTRLQAARAGSQIQWKGLYSGLGGNLVGVLPASALFVGIYEPTKRKLLDMFPENLSAVAHLTAGAVGGLGSSLIRVPTEVVKQRMQTGQFRTAPDAVRLIVAKEGFRGLFAGYGSFLLRDLPFDAIQFCIYEQLRIGYKIMAKRELKDPENALIGAFAGAITGAITTPLDVLKTRLMIQGQTKQYSGIVSCAKTILREEGPGAFLKGIEPRVLWIGIGGSIFFSVLEKTKSVLAERSSRKAALVEKDE from the exons ATGGGCGGCGCGTCAGCTCCTCCTCCCGTGGAAGAGAAGCCATTCAATTTCATCCAGATCCTTTGcg AGGGCGTCATAGCCGGAGGCGCCGCCGGGGTCGTGGTGGAGACGGCGCTCTACCCCATCGACACCATCAAGACCAGGCTTCAG GCTGCTCGAGCTGGAAGTCAAATTCAATGGAAAGGCCTGTATTCTGGATTAGGTGGAAATCTTGTCGGTGTTCTCCC GGCTTCTGCTCTGTTTGTGGGAATATACGAACCAACTAAAAGGAAGCTACTGGACATGTTTCCTGAAAATTTGAGTGCTGTTGCTCATCTT ACTGCAGGTGCTGTTGGAGGGTTGGGTTCTTCTCTCATTCGTGTCCCCACAGag GTGGTCAAACAAAGGATGCAAACCGGTCAATTCAGGACTGCGCCTGATGCTGTTCGTCTCATAGTTGCCAAGGAAGGATTTAGAGGTCTTTTTGCT ggttatgGTTCTTTTTTACTTCGAGATCTTCCGTTTGACGCCATTCAATTCTGCATATACGAGCAACTTCGAATTGGTTACAAGATTATG GCAAAGAGGGAGCTGAAGGATCCAGAGAATGCACTCATTGGTGCTTTTGCCG GTGCCATTACTGGCGCCATAACAACACCCCTCGATGTTCTGAAGACAAGGTTGATGATTCAG GGGCAAACAAAGCAATACTCTGGAATTGTAAGCTGTGCTAAGACGATCTTGAGAGAGGAAGGTCCCGGCGCCTTTTTGAAG GGCATCGAGCCACGAGTTCTGTGGATCGGCATCGGCGGGTCCATCTTCTTCAGCGTGCTGGAGAAGACCAAGTCGGTGCTCGCTGAGAGGAGCAGCCGCAAGGCTGCGCTGGTGGAGAAGGACGAGTGA